The proteins below come from a single Rhizobium tropici CIAT 899 genomic window:
- a CDS encoding class I SAM-dependent methyltransferase, with product MSTDPTASFYTDNAASYAARERQLPRQRLDAFLAALPAPAAILELGCGGGQDAAYMLSRGFDVTPTDGSAELAREAEKRLGRPVRVMRFEALDATEIFDGIWAEASLLHVPRSALPDIFDRILRALKTGGIFHASFKAGEAEGHDKFGRYYNYPSASWLRDMLSTGGWKNITMTEADGGGFDGEPTRWLYVAAHK from the coding sequence ATGAGCACCGACCCGACAGCGTCCTTCTATACCGACAACGCCGCCAGCTACGCGGCGCGTGAACGCCAGCTACCGCGTCAAAGGCTGGATGCCTTTCTGGCCGCCCTGCCCGCCCCCGCAGCCATCCTCGAACTGGGTTGCGGCGGCGGCCAGGATGCCGCCTATATGCTCTCGCGCGGCTTCGACGTCACGCCGACGGACGGTTCAGCCGAGCTTGCCAGGGAAGCGGAAAAGCGTCTCGGCAGGCCTGTTCGAGTGATGCGTTTCGAAGCCTTGGACGCTACCGAAATCTTCGACGGCATATGGGCGGAGGCCAGCCTCCTGCATGTTCCGCGATCCGCCCTGCCAGATATCTTCGATCGCATTTTGCGCGCCCTGAAAACGGGCGGCATCTTCCACGCCAGCTTCAAAGCGGGTGAAGCAGAGGGGCACGACAAGTTCGGACGCTATTATAACTATCCGTCGGCCTCATGGCTTCGGGATATGCTGAGCACTGGCGGATGGAAGAACATCACCATGACCGAAGCCGATGGTGGCGGCTTCGATGGCGAGCCGACAAGATGGCTCTACGTCGCGGCCCATAAATAG
- a CDS encoding aldo/keto reductase: protein MEYRLLGRSGLKVSTITMGTMTFGGVGWAKTVGDLGVKEAKKLVDMCVDAGVNLLDTADVYSQGASEEILGEIIGGQRKNGVLIATKARFPMGPGVNDAGSSRQHLIQACEASLKRMKTDVIDLYQLHEWDGQTPLEETMEALDTLVRQGKVRYIGCSNFSGWHIMKALGVSERDKRERFVSQQIHYTLEARDAENELVPISIDQGLGILVWSPIAGGLLSGKHRRNQATPEGTRQFAGWTEPPIRDENRLWNIVDALVEIAEGRGVSAAQVALAWLIGRKGVTSVIIGGRTKAQFKDNLASAELKLTDEERKRLDDVSLQPLMYPYWHQRNTASDRLSEADLALIGPYLTK from the coding sequence ATGGAATATCGCCTGCTTGGCCGCTCCGGCCTCAAAGTTTCCACCATCACTATGGGCACCATGACTTTCGGCGGCGTCGGCTGGGCAAAAACCGTTGGCGATCTCGGCGTCAAGGAAGCAAAGAAGCTCGTCGACATGTGCGTGGATGCCGGCGTTAACCTGCTCGATACGGCCGATGTCTACTCGCAAGGCGCGTCAGAGGAGATTCTCGGCGAGATCATCGGTGGCCAGCGGAAGAACGGCGTGCTCATCGCCACCAAGGCGCGCTTCCCGATGGGGCCTGGTGTCAACGATGCCGGCTCATCCCGCCAGCATCTTATCCAGGCCTGCGAGGCAAGCCTGAAGCGCATGAAGACCGACGTCATCGATCTCTACCAGCTGCATGAATGGGACGGACAGACGCCGCTGGAAGAGACGATGGAAGCGCTCGACACATTGGTTCGCCAGGGCAAAGTCCGCTATATCGGCTGCTCGAACTTTTCCGGCTGGCACATCATGAAGGCGCTCGGCGTCAGCGAGCGCGACAAGCGCGAACGCTTCGTCAGCCAGCAGATCCACTACACGCTGGAAGCCCGCGACGCGGAAAACGAGCTGGTGCCCATCAGTATCGACCAGGGCCTCGGTATCCTCGTCTGGAGCCCGATTGCCGGTGGTCTGCTATCTGGCAAGCACCGCCGCAATCAGGCGACGCCGGAAGGCACGCGGCAGTTCGCCGGCTGGACGGAACCGCCGATCCGCGACGAGAACCGCCTTTGGAATATCGTCGATGCGCTGGTGGAGATTGCCGAGGGTCGCGGCGTTTCGGCGGCCCAAGTGGCGCTTGCCTGGCTCATCGGCCGCAAGGGCGTGACCTCGGTTATCATCGGCGGCCGCACCAAGGCGCAGTTCAAGGACAATCTTGCGAGTGCCGAGCTGAAGCTGACCGACGAAGAACGCAAGCGGCTCGACGACGTCAGCTTGCAGCCGCTGATGTATCCCTATTGGCACCAGCGCAATACCGCCAGCGATCGGCTGAGCGAGGCCGATCTGGCTCTGATCGGCCCGTATCTGACGAAGTAA
- a CDS encoding AbrB/MazE/SpoVT family DNA-binding domain-containing protein: MATATLSSKFQISIPKEVRDQQHWSAGQEFVFIPKGKGVLLIPIPELADLKGMAKGANPNHYRDRKDRF; the protein is encoded by the coding sequence ATGGCCACGGCAACTCTCTCCTCGAAATTTCAGATATCGATCCCGAAGGAAGTTCGCGACCAGCAGCATTGGAGCGCGGGCCAGGAATTCGTTTTCATTCCGAAGGGCAAGGGTGTGCTGCTTATTCCCATACCCGAACTTGCCGACCTCAAGGGCATGGCGAAGGGCGCCAACCCCAACCATTACCGTGACCGGAAAGACCGGTTCTGA
- the ilvC gene encoding ketol-acid reductoisomerase gives MRVYYDRDADLNLIKSKKVAVIGYGSQGRAHALNLKDSGAQNLVIALKAGSPTVKKAEADGFKVMTVAEAAAWADLMMMATPDELQADIYKADIAPNIRDGAAIAFAHGLNVHFGLIEPKASVDVVMIAPKGPGHTVRGEYQKGGGVPCLVAVHQNASGNALELALSYACGVGGGRSGIIETNFREECETDLFGEQVVLCGGLVELIRAGFETLVEAGYAPEMAYFECLHEVKLIVDLIYEGGIANMNYSISNTAEWGEYVTGPRIITEETKAEMKRVLKDIQTGKFTSEWMQEYRSGAARFKGIRRNNDSHQIEEVGAKLRGMMPWIGKNKLVDKSVN, from the coding sequence ATGCGCGTCTATTACGATCGTGATGCCGATCTCAACCTCATCAAGTCGAAGAAAGTCGCCGTCATCGGCTACGGTTCGCAGGGCCGCGCTCACGCGTTGAACCTGAAGGACAGCGGCGCACAGAACCTCGTGATCGCGCTGAAGGCCGGTTCCCCCACGGTCAAGAAGGCCGAAGCCGACGGCTTCAAGGTCATGACCGTTGCCGAGGCAGCTGCCTGGGCCGACCTGATGATGATGGCGACCCCAGACGAACTGCAGGCCGACATCTACAAGGCCGACATCGCCCCGAACATCCGTGACGGCGCTGCGATCGCTTTCGCCCACGGCCTCAACGTTCACTTCGGCCTCATCGAGCCGAAGGCTTCGGTTGACGTCGTCATGATCGCTCCGAAAGGCCCGGGCCACACGGTTCGCGGCGAATACCAGAAGGGCGGCGGCGTTCCCTGCCTCGTAGCGGTTCATCAGAACGCTTCCGGCAACGCCCTTGAACTCGCTCTCTCCTATGCCTGCGGCGTCGGCGGCGGTCGTTCGGGCATCATCGAAACCAACTTTCGCGAAGAGTGCGAAACCGACCTCTTCGGCGAGCAGGTTGTTCTCTGCGGTGGTCTCGTCGAGCTCATCCGCGCCGGCTTCGAAACGCTGGTTGAGGCCGGCTATGCTCCGGAAATGGCCTACTTCGAGTGCTTGCACGAAGTGAAGCTGATCGTCGACCTGATCTATGAAGGCGGCATCGCCAACATGAACTACTCGATCTCGAACACGGCCGAGTGGGGCGAATACGTCACCGGTCCGCGCATCATCACCGAAGAGACCAAGGCTGAGATGAAGCGCGTCCTCAAGGACATCCAGACCGGCAAGTTCACCTCCGAGTGGATGCAGGAATACCGTTCGGGCGCTGCCCGCTTTAAGGGTATCCGCCGCAACAACGACAGCCACCAGATCGAAGAAGTCGGCGCCAAGCTGCGCGGCATGATGCCCTGGATCGGCAAGAACAAGCTGGTCGACAAGTCGGTCAACTAA
- a CDS encoding NAD(P)-dependent alcohol dehydrogenase, translated as MPIAKGYAATDASKPLVPFTFERREPNDDDVVIAVQYCGVCHSDIHQARNEWGGSKYPMVPGHEVAGTVTAVGSKVTKFKVGDRVGVGCFVDSCTTCATRDLDYEHYMPGLVQTYNDVEADGKTPTFGGYSDSIVVKEGYVLSFPDNIPLDSGAPLLCAGITLYSPLRHWKAGPGKKVAIVGMGGLGHMGVKLAHAMGADVTVLSQTLSKKEDGFKLGAKDYYATSDAETFTKLAGTFDLIINTVGTAIDWNAYLNLLKYDGSMVLVGVPEHAVPVHAFSLIPGRRSLSGSMIGSIKETQEMLDFCGEHNIVAEIEKIDIQDINEAYERVLKSDVRYRFVIDIASLA; from the coding sequence ATGCCTATCGCAAAGGGTTATGCAGCAACCGACGCGTCCAAGCCGCTCGTTCCCTTCACCTTCGAGCGCCGCGAACCGAATGATGACGACGTCGTTATTGCCGTTCAATATTGCGGCGTCTGCCATTCCGACATCCATCAGGCCCGCAACGAATGGGGCGGCTCGAAATATCCGATGGTGCCGGGCCATGAAGTTGCCGGCACGGTGACCGCTGTCGGTTCCAAGGTCACCAAGTTCAAGGTCGGTGACCGCGTCGGCGTCGGCTGCTTCGTCGATTCCTGCACGACCTGCGCCACGCGCGACTTGGACTACGAACACTACATGCCGGGTCTGGTGCAGACCTATAACGACGTCGAAGCCGACGGCAAGACGCCGACCTTCGGCGGCTATTCGGACTCGATCGTCGTCAAGGAAGGCTATGTCCTCTCCTTCCCGGACAATATCCCGCTCGATTCGGGCGCGCCGCTGCTGTGCGCCGGCATCACGCTCTATTCGCCGCTGCGTCACTGGAAGGCCGGCCCCGGCAAGAAGGTTGCCATCGTCGGCATGGGCGGCCTCGGCCATATGGGCGTCAAGCTGGCGCACGCCATGGGCGCCGATGTGACCGTCCTCAGCCAGACGCTGTCGAAGAAGGAAGACGGCTTCAAGCTCGGCGCAAAGGACTACTACGCCACCAGCGATGCCGAAACCTTCACCAAGCTCGCGGGCACCTTCGACCTGATCATCAACACGGTCGGCACGGCGATCGACTGGAACGCCTATCTGAACCTGCTGAAATATGATGGCAGCATGGTGCTGGTCGGCGTTCCCGAGCACGCGGTTCCGGTCCATGCCTTCTCGCTGATCCCCGGCCGCCGCAGCCTTTCCGGCTCCATGATCGGCTCGATCAAGGAAACGCAGGAAATGCTCGACTTCTGCGGCGAGCATAACATCGTCGCCGAGATCGAGAAGATCGACATTCAGGATATCAACGAAGCCTACGAGCGCGTTCTGAAGAGCGACGTGCGCTACCGCTTCGTCATCGACATCGCTTCGCTGGCATAG
- a CDS encoding TetR/AcrR family transcriptional regulator — translation MLSEAGQSSEFSPRQNAVLEQALRLLVDGGEKALTTSGVARAANCSKESLYKWFGDRDGLLSAMITYQASKVRTFERNGERLNTASLHDHLVIFARDLLEVLAGDVSLALNRLAIGQSNRDGSKLGKLLLERGRRQIDRRAIGLIDAGKRAGLLRFIDADEAYHTLYGLIVSDLHVRMLLGEPGLNDTSRQAGKAVSAFLKLYGTEKVLAEAAATV, via the coding sequence GTGCTGAGCGAAGCAGGACAGTCGAGCGAGTTTTCGCCGCGCCAGAACGCCGTTCTGGAACAGGCGCTGCGTCTGCTCGTCGATGGCGGCGAGAAGGCGCTGACGACCTCCGGCGTTGCGCGCGCTGCCAATTGCTCGAAGGAAAGTCTTTACAAGTGGTTCGGTGACCGGGACGGCTTGCTGTCGGCGATGATCACCTATCAGGCCAGCAAGGTTCGCACCTTCGAGCGCAATGGCGAACGGCTGAATACGGCAAGCCTGCATGACCATCTCGTCATTTTCGCGCGCGACCTTCTGGAAGTCCTGGCCGGCGACGTTTCTCTTGCTTTGAACCGCCTGGCGATCGGCCAGTCGAACCGCGACGGCTCCAAGCTCGGCAAGCTGCTACTGGAGCGCGGGCGGCGGCAGATCGACCGTCGCGCCATCGGGCTTATCGATGCCGGCAAGCGGGCAGGGCTGCTGCGCTTTATCGATGCCGACGAGGCATATCACACGCTTTACGGGCTCATCGTCTCCGATTTGCATGTGCGCATGCTGCTCGGCGAGCCCGGTTTGAACGATACTAGCCGTCAGGCTGGGAAGGCGGTCAGCGCCTTCCTCAAGCTTTACGGCACGGAAAAGGTATTGGCGGAAGCGGCAGCGACCGTCTGA
- a CDS encoding NAD(P)/FAD-dependent oxidoreductase: MQDHHVVVVGGGFGGVQLANDLKGAPVRITMIDRRNHHLFQPLLYQVATTLLATSEIAWPIRNFFRNRPDVTTLLAEVVGVDGAAHEVLLKNGQKIHYDTLVLATGATHAYFGHDEWEPVAPGLKTLEDATTIRRRLLLAFEQAEMETDPTVREALLTFVIVGAGPTGVELAGIISELARTTLPKEFRNIDTRKAKIILVEAGPRVLPAFAQELSDYAHKELELLGVDVRFGRPVTSCTAEGVTIGDTFVPCRTIVWAAGVEASPAAKWLGIPADRAGRAIVDKDLRAPGMEDIFIIGDTAAVMRDDGSPVPGIAPAAKQQGAYVAKVIKAKLAGRPSPGPFHYRHQGSLATIGKSAAIIDFGWIKLKGWLAWWVWGLAHIYFLIGVRWRIAVAWSWLWIYISRQHSARLITQKETMREE; the protein is encoded by the coding sequence ATGCAGGATCATCATGTCGTCGTGGTCGGAGGTGGCTTTGGCGGGGTACAGCTCGCCAACGATCTGAAGGGTGCTCCCGTCCGCATCACGATGATCGATCGGCGCAATCATCACCTTTTTCAGCCGCTTCTCTATCAGGTCGCCACTACGCTGCTTGCCACTTCCGAAATTGCATGGCCGATCCGCAATTTCTTCCGCAATCGACCTGACGTGACGACCTTGCTTGCCGAAGTCGTCGGCGTCGACGGCGCGGCGCATGAGGTGCTGCTGAAGAACGGTCAAAAGATCCATTACGACACGCTGGTGCTGGCGACCGGCGCTACCCATGCCTATTTCGGCCATGACGAGTGGGAGCCGGTGGCGCCGGGATTGAAGACGTTGGAGGATGCGACCACCATCCGCCGGCGCCTCTTGCTGGCCTTTGAGCAGGCGGAAATGGAAACCGACCCGACCGTCCGTGAGGCGCTGTTGACCTTCGTCATCGTTGGCGCGGGTCCCACGGGTGTCGAGCTCGCCGGTATCATCTCCGAGCTGGCTCGGACAACACTGCCGAAGGAGTTCCGCAATATCGATACCCGCAAGGCGAAGATCATCCTCGTCGAGGCCGGCCCAAGGGTGTTGCCCGCTTTCGCGCAAGAGCTCTCCGACTATGCGCACAAGGAGCTGGAACTGCTTGGTGTCGACGTCCGCTTTGGTAGACCGGTCACCTCATGCACGGCCGAAGGCGTGACGATTGGCGACACCTTCGTGCCATGCCGTACCATCGTCTGGGCGGCGGGTGTCGAGGCCTCGCCGGCGGCGAAATGGCTTGGCATTCCAGCCGATCGTGCTGGTCGCGCCATCGTTGACAAGGATCTGAGGGCGCCAGGCATGGAGGATATCTTCATCATCGGCGATACCGCAGCCGTCATGCGTGACGATGGCAGCCCCGTGCCGGGGATCGCTCCGGCTGCCAAGCAGCAGGGCGCTTATGTCGCCAAGGTCATCAAGGCCAAGCTTGCGGGCAGACCGTCGCCCGGACCGTTCCACTATCGCCATCAGGGCAGCCTTGCGACGATCGGCAAAAGTGCTGCGATCATCGATTTCGGCTGGATCAAGCTGAAGGGCTGGCTCGCGTGGTGGGTCTGGGGGCTTGCTCACATCTATTTCCTGATCGGCGTGCGCTGGCGCATCGCCGTCGCCTGGAGCTGGCTTTGGATCTATATCAGCCGGCAACATAGCGCCCGGCTGATCACGCAGAAGGAAACCATGCGCGAGGAATGA
- a CDS encoding PLP-dependent aminotransferase family protein encodes MLNWENIFATRSSRMRASEIRELLKLLERPDIISFAGGIPDPALFPDAEFKQAYADIFSGPTVNAALQYSVSEGYKPLREWLVGQMGALGIPCELENVFIVSGSQQGLDYLGKLFLSPKDTALVTAPTYLGALQAFNAYEPTYDQLTPNGNRTPDSYRAAASQAGGRVKFAYLSADFANPTGETVDLASRKKLLDLAEELDIAVIEDAAYQSLRYDGEPVAPILALEIARKGSINDTRTIYCGSFSKTLAPGLRVGFIVANAPVIRKLVLMKQAADLHSSTINQIAIHQVAERGFDAQVAKVRKTYSHRRDWMLAALAKYMPDGTSWTKPQGGMFVWITLPKGMDGAKLLARSLETAKVAFVPGQAFFADGTGANTFRVSFSCANDEMIEEGISRLGKLIAGEIGAMAA; translated from the coding sequence ATGTTGAATTGGGAAAATATCTTTGCGACGCGTTCGAGCCGTATGCGCGCCTCCGAAATCCGTGAGCTGCTGAAGCTGCTGGAGCGGCCGGATATCATTTCCTTCGCCGGTGGCATTCCCGATCCCGCTCTGTTTCCGGATGCCGAATTCAAGCAGGCCTATGCCGACATCTTTTCCGGTCCAACTGTCAATGCAGCGCTACAATATTCGGTCAGCGAAGGCTACAAGCCGTTGCGCGAATGGCTTGTTGGCCAGATGGGCGCGCTCGGCATTCCCTGTGAGCTCGAAAATGTCTTCATCGTTTCCGGTTCACAGCAGGGGCTCGATTATCTCGGCAAGCTCTTCCTGTCACCGAAGGACACGGCGCTGGTGACGGCGCCCACCTATCTCGGCGCGCTGCAGGCCTTCAACGCCTATGAGCCGACCTACGATCAGCTGACGCCGAACGGCAACCGCACGCCGGATTCCTATCGCGCCGCGGCTTCGCAGGCGGGTGGCCGGGTGAAGTTCGCCTATCTCTCGGCCGACTTCGCCAACCCGACGGGCGAGACCGTCGATCTGGCTAGCCGCAAGAAACTGCTCGACCTTGCCGAAGAGCTGGATATCGCCGTCATCGAAGACGCTGCCTATCAGTCTCTGCGCTATGACGGTGAGCCGGTCGCGCCGATCCTGGCGCTGGAAATCGCGCGCAAGGGCAGCATCAACGACACGCGCACGATCTATTGCGGCAGCTTCTCCAAGACCCTGGCGCCTGGCCTTCGCGTCGGCTTTATCGTCGCGAATGCGCCTGTTATCCGCAAGCTGGTGCTGATGAAGCAGGCGGCCGACCTGCATTCCTCGACCATCAACCAGATCGCGATCCATCAGGTCGCCGAGCGCGGTTTTGATGCGCAGGTTGCCAAGGTCCGCAAGACCTATAGCCACCGCCGCGACTGGATGCTGGCCGCACTTGCGAAATACATGCCAGACGGTACGAGCTGGACGAAGCCGCAAGGCGGCATGTTTGTCTGGATCACCTTGCCGAAGGGCATGGATGGGGCGAAACTGCTGGCAAGGTCCCTCGAGACAGCCAAGGTTGCCTTCGTGCCCGGTCAGGCCTTCTTTGCTGATGGCACCGGCGCGAATACGTTCCGCGTCAGCTTCTCCTGTGCCAATGACGAGATGATCGAAGAGGGTATCTCGCGGCTCGGCAAGCTGATTGCAGGCGAGATCGGAGCAATGGCGGCCTAA
- a CDS encoding type II toxin-antitoxin system VapC family toxin, with protein sequence MRVVDSSAWIEWLTQGPAADRLQSEMPARTECIVPTIVQLELAKWLERERDEDAVDSFFAYSATCIIAPLDTALARRAAEVSARHKLALADAIIYATAELHDADVLTLDAHFKDLERVIYFGKAQ encoded by the coding sequence ATGCGCGTCGTTGATAGCTCAGCCTGGATCGAGTGGCTAACCCAAGGTCCGGCTGCAGATCGGCTCCAGAGCGAAATGCCTGCGCGAACCGAATGTATCGTCCCCACCATCGTCCAGCTCGAACTCGCCAAATGGCTGGAACGCGAGCGCGATGAGGACGCGGTCGATTCCTTCTTCGCTTATAGCGCCACCTGCATCATCGCTCCCCTCGATACCGCCCTCGCCCGCCGCGCCGCCGAAGTCTCGGCGCGACACAAACTGGCGCTCGCCGATGCGATCATCTACGCCACGGCCGAATTGCACGACGCCGATGTTCTGACGCTGGATGCGCATTTCAAGGACCTGGAGCGCGTGATCTATTTTGGCAAGGCACAATAG
- a CDS encoding AraC family transcriptional regulator: protein MTLPFNPNQELASIVARFATSDGEHRTPIDNLNLYRQSAATVWQHGAYRPCFAIVVQGRKNLTIGAETYNYGVGEYILTALDLPVSTQVTNVGSDTPYLCFGMALDSERLKELLSRASIPRQALTEPVRGIAVNAASPELLDASLRLLRLLDRPEDIPAMAPLIEQEILYRLLTGPNGPRLLQIAMAESQSNRVARAVAWLRGNYTQPLRIEELAERVGMSVSSLHHHFKTVTALSPMQYQKQLRLHEARRLMLVEQLDVGSAGHRVGYQSPSQFSREYSRLYGLPPLKDVETMRNNAVAAE, encoded by the coding sequence ATGACACTGCCTTTCAATCCCAATCAGGAACTCGCATCGATCGTTGCACGTTTCGCCACGAGCGACGGCGAACATCGCACGCCGATAGACAATCTCAATCTCTATCGGCAGTCGGCCGCGACTGTGTGGCAGCATGGGGCTTATCGGCCCTGTTTTGCAATCGTGGTTCAGGGCCGCAAGAACCTGACAATCGGCGCCGAGACCTACAATTACGGTGTCGGCGAGTATATTTTGACCGCGCTCGACCTTCCGGTATCGACGCAGGTCACCAATGTCGGCAGCGATACGCCTTATCTTTGTTTTGGCATGGCGCTCGACAGCGAACGGTTGAAGGAGCTCCTGTCGCGCGCCAGCATTCCGCGTCAGGCGTTGACCGAGCCTGTGCGCGGAATTGCTGTTAATGCCGCTTCGCCGGAACTGCTCGATGCCTCGCTGCGGCTGCTCCGATTGCTTGATCGGCCCGAAGATATTCCAGCCATGGCGCCTTTGATCGAGCAGGAAATCCTCTATCGCCTGCTGACCGGCCCGAATGGCCCTCGGCTGCTGCAGATCGCAATGGCGGAGAGCCAGAGCAACCGGGTGGCGCGGGCCGTCGCCTGGCTCCGCGGCAACTATACGCAGCCGCTGCGCATCGAAGAACTCGCCGAGCGCGTCGGCATGAGCGTTTCCTCGCTGCATCACCATTTCAAGACTGTTACGGCACTATCGCCGATGCAATATCAGAAACAGCTTCGGCTGCATGAGGCGCGGCGGCTGATGCTCGTCGAGCAGCTCGATGTCGGCTCCGCCGGCCATCGTGTCGGATATCAGAGCCCCTCGCAATTCAGCCGGGAATACAGCCGCCTTTACGGCCTGCCGCCGCTGAAGGATGTCGAGACGATGCGCAACAACGCGGTTGCCGCCGAGTAG
- a CDS encoding ABC transporter substrate-binding protein — MKTFVSAFAGLLAVALFSGSANAADLVLYTSQPNADAQATVDGFMAANPGIKVDWVRDGTPQIIAKLQAEMQAGAPVADVLLIADMVTLERLKEAGKLLAYKSPEAANYDPSLYDAGGCYYSTKVITTGIVYNTAAAMKPASWQDLVKPEAKGLVAMPSPLASGAALIHAQTLAGVSSLGWDYYKNLADNGAIASGGNGAVLKAVASGEKAYGMIVDYMPIREKAKGAPLEFVFPKEGVSAVTEPVGILAGTQHADAAKKFVDYVLSEKGQEGFLKLGYIPARNGTPLPEGFPARDSIKVLPLNAADALKNTDQALKTFSTYFKSK; from the coding sequence ATGAAGACCTTTGTTTCCGCTTTTGCCGGCCTGCTGGCCGTTGCTCTTTTCTCCGGTAGCGCCAACGCCGCCGACCTCGTCCTCTACACCAGCCAGCCGAATGCCGATGCGCAGGCGACCGTCGACGGCTTCATGGCCGCCAATCCCGGCATCAAGGTCGATTGGGTTCGCGACGGCACGCCGCAGATCATCGCCAAGCTGCAGGCTGAGATGCAGGCCGGCGCTCCCGTCGCCGACGTTCTGCTGATCGCCGATATGGTGACGCTGGAGCGCTTGAAGGAAGCTGGAAAGCTGCTGGCCTACAAGTCGCCGGAAGCCGCAAATTACGATCCGTCGCTCTATGACGCCGGCGGCTGCTACTACTCCACCAAGGTGATCACGACCGGCATCGTCTACAACACGGCTGCCGCGATGAAGCCGGCGAGCTGGCAGGATCTGGTAAAGCCAGAAGCCAAGGGCCTCGTCGCCATGCCGAGCCCGCTTGCTTCGGGCGCTGCTCTCATTCATGCGCAGACGCTTGCCGGCGTTAGCAGCCTGGGCTGGGACTATTACAAGAATCTCGCCGACAATGGCGCTATCGCTTCCGGCGGCAACGGTGCCGTGCTTAAGGCCGTCGCCTCCGGCGAAAAGGCCTATGGCATGATCGTCGACTACATGCCGATCCGCGAAAAGGCCAAGGGCGCTCCGCTGGAATTCGTCTTCCCGAAGGAGGGCGTTTCGGCGGTCACCGAGCCGGTCGGCATTCTCGCCGGAACGCAGCATGCCGACGCCGCGAAGAAATTCGTCGATTACGTTCTCTCCGAGAAGGGGCAGGAAGGCTTCCTGAAGCTCGGCTATATTCCGGCTCGCAACGGCACGCCGCTGCCGGAAGGCTTCCCGGCACGTGACAGCATCAAGGTTTTGCCGTTGAATGCCGCCGATGCTCTCAAGAACACGGATCAGGCCCTGAAGACTTTCTCCACCTACTTCAAGTCGAA